In one window of Romboutsia hominis DNA:
- a CDS encoding glutamine--tRNA ligase/YqeY domain fusion protein, whose amino-acid sequence MSNENVSSNFIKNIIVNDLETGKHDSIITRFPPEPNGYLHIGHAKSICLNFGLAKEFKGKVNLRFDDTNPVKEDVEYVNSIKEDVKWLGFDWNNLFFASDYFDTMYEKAVLLIKKGKAYVCELTPEEMREYRGTLSEPGKDSPYRNRTVEENLELFERMRNGEFKDGEKVLRAKIDMSSPNINFRDPIIYRIAHSTHHNTGDKWCIYPMYAFAHPLEDAIEGITHSICTLEFEDQRPLYDWVVRECEMENIPRQIEFARLNLTNTVMSKRKLKQLVDEGITDGWDDPRMPTISGLRRRGYTPEAITNFCREIGVSKADSKVDSQMLDFFVREDLQPKAPLAMGVLRPLKLVITNYPEGQIEMLEIENNAKDETKGKRMVPFGRELYIEQEDFMEEPVKKYFRLFPGNEVRLKGAYFVRCNEVIKDENGNVTEIHCTYDPETKSGSGFTGRKVKSTIHWVEATTAKPCEFRLYEPLILDDAPENEGKHFLEQINPDSLEILQGFAEPTQLENAKVLDKFQFVRNGFFSVDTKYTTDDKLVFNRVVPLKSSFKPSK is encoded by the coding sequence ATGTCAAACGAAAATGTTTCATCTAATTTCATAAAAAACATTATAGTTAATGATTTAGAAACTGGAAAACATGACAGCATTATAACTCGTTTTCCACCAGAACCAAATGGTTACTTACATATAGGTCATGCTAAAAGTATATGCTTAAACTTTGGTCTTGCAAAAGAATTTAAAGGAAAAGTAAACTTAAGATTTGACGACACTAACCCTGTTAAAGAAGATGTAGAATACGTAAATTCTATAAAAGAAGATGTTAAGTGGTTAGGATTTGATTGGAATAATTTATTCTTCGCATCAGACTATTTCGATACAATGTACGAAAAAGCTGTGCTTCTTATAAAAAAAGGTAAAGCTTATGTGTGTGAATTAACACCTGAAGAAATGAGAGAATATCGTGGTACATTAAGTGAACCTGGTAAAGACAGTCCTTATAGAAACAGAACTGTTGAAGAAAACTTAGAATTATTCGAAAGAATGAGAAACGGTGAATTTAAAGATGGAGAAAAAGTATTAAGAGCAAAAATTGATATGTCATCTCCTAATATAAACTTTAGAGATCCTATAATATATAGAATAGCTCATTCAACGCACCATAACACAGGAGACAAATGGTGTATATATCCAATGTATGCATTTGCTCATCCATTAGAAGATGCAATAGAAGGAATAACTCATTCTATATGTACTTTAGAATTTGAAGATCAAAGACCATTATATGATTGGGTTGTTAGAGAATGTGAAATGGAAAATATCCCTAGACAAATAGAATTTGCAAGACTTAACCTTACAAATACTGTTATGAGTAAGAGAAAGCTAAAGCAACTTGTTGACGAAGGTATAACTGATGGATGGGATGATCCTCGTATGCCTACTATATCAGGTCTTAGACGTAGAGGATATACTCCTGAAGCTATAACAAACTTCTGTAGAGAAATTGGTGTATCTAAAGCTGATTCTAAAGTTGATAGCCAAATGCTTGACTTTTTCGTAAGGGAAGATTTACAACCTAAAGCTCCACTTGCTATGGGTGTTTTAAGACCTTTAAAATTAGTTATAACTAATTATCCTGAGGGTCAAATAGAAATGTTAGAAATCGAAAATAATGCAAAAGACGAAACTAAAGGAAAAAGAATGGTTCCATTCGGTAGAGAACTTTATATAGAACAAGAAGACTTTATGGAGGAACCTGTTAAAAAATACTTTAGATTATTCCCTGGAAACGAAGTTAGATTAAAAGGTGCATATTTTGTAAGATGTAATGAAGTTATAAAAGATGAAAATGGAAATGTAACTGAAATACATTGTACTTATGACCCAGAAACTAAGAGTGGTTCAGGATTTACAGGGCGTAAAGTTAAATCTACTATACATTGGGTTGAAGCAACTACTGCTAAGCCTTGTGAATTTAGATTATATGAACCATTAATACTTGATGATGCTCCTGAAAATGAAGGTAAGCATTTCTTAGAACAAATAAACCCAGATTCTCTAGAAATACTTCAAGGATTTGCAGAGCCTACTCAACTTGAAAATGCTAAAGTTCTAGATAAATTCCAATTTGTTAGAAATGGATTCTTCTCTGTCGATACTAAATATACTACTGATGATAAATTAGTATTCAATAGAGTTGTTCCTTTAAAAAGTTCATTCAAACCTTCAAAATAA
- a CDS encoding TVP38/TMEM64 family protein: MEQILYSLTDHKALAIIVGFLLIMLETFAPILPLIAIVLANAFVLGMWMGFLVSWVGSAIASVILYYIANKFSRLKYIQKYKSKEQVKRITSWIHKQGFNTIFISYACPFIPDFLVTISSGFAGTEIKNYISGMVFGKFVMFLLISYIGEDLDKVLQEPIKVVVFALAVIISWILGRKINNRIHTGNVPK; this comes from the coding sequence ATGGAACAAATACTATATTCATTAACAGACCACAAGGCATTAGCCATAATAGTTGGATTTTTACTTATAATGCTTGAGACTTTTGCTCCAATACTTCCATTAATTGCGATAGTGCTAGCAAATGCTTTTGTTCTTGGTATGTGGATGGGTTTTTTAGTGTCATGGGTAGGTTCAGCAATTGCATCTGTAATTTTGTACTATATAGCAAATAAGTTTTCAAGGTTAAAATACATTCAAAAGTATAAATCAAAAGAACAAGTAAAAAGGATAACTTCTTGGATTCATAAGCAAGGATTTAACACTATATTTATATCTTATGCATGTCCTTTTATACCAGATTTTTTAGTAACAATTTCATCTGGATTTGCAGGAACAGAAATAAAAAATTATATATCAGGAATGGTATTTGGAAAATTTGTAATGTTTTTACTTATAAGTTACATTGGGGAAGATTTGGATAAAGTTTTACAAGAACCTATTAAAGTAGTAGTATTTGCTTTAGCTGTAATTATATCTTGGATACTTGGAAGAAAAATAAATAATAGAATACATACAGGAAATGTACCTAAATAG
- a CDS encoding tetratricopeptide repeat protein, with amino-acid sequence MKLKLILLLSLISIVMVGCSKEDDDLVSQGKVALEKHEYDKARDILADALQADSADDEARAMYMQAVNMEKANEYENQGNYKKAIKELERIEDIKDGSSSIKNEALTKKKELIKLDEEYQKAQKERKENAKEASKKGVIYAQKQVSSIQAIILAKEEENRRKEAEEKQKEERNSKENMEITQPIVPNQPGTPPIIPSTNPDTQPIPQTVEQKIRTIVDKILK; translated from the coding sequence ATGAAATTAAAATTAATTTTACTATTATCATTGATATCAATTGTAATGGTAGGTTGTTCTAAAGAAGACGATGATTTAGTTAGTCAGGGAAAAGTTGCTTTAGAAAAACATGAATATGATAAAGCTAGGGACATATTAGCAGATGCATTACAGGCCGATAGTGCAGATGATGAGGCCAGGGCTATGTATATGCAAGCTGTTAATATGGAAAAAGCTAATGAATATGAAAATCAAGGAAATTATAAAAAAGCTATAAAAGAACTTGAACGTATAGAAGATATAAAAGATGGTTCATCAAGTATTAAAAATGAGGCATTAACTAAGAAAAAAGAACTTATAAAATTAGATGAAGAGTATCAAAAAGCTCAGAAAGAAAGGAAAGAAAATGCAAAAGAAGCTTCTAAAAAAGGTGTAATTTATGCACAAAAGCAAGTTTCAAGTATTCAAGCTATAATACTAGCTAAAGAAGAGGAAAATAGAAGAAAAGAAGCTGAAGAAAAGCAAAAAGAAGAGCGAAACTCAAAAGAAAATATGGAAATAACACAACCAATAGTTCCTAATCAACCGGGAACACCTCCTATAATCCCTTCAACAAATCCAGATACTCAACCTATTCCTCAAACTGTAGAACAAAAAATACGAACTATAGTAGATAAAATTTTAAAATAA
- a CDS encoding AI-2E family transporter → MKGLFIILSPFFIGILFSLLINPFMVFLEKKFNIKRILSLLISYIGIFLLVSICANMIIPSLINTLSTLLKEIPYCIDTLHTVFTKHISHLDILKLLIYKIEDGLNILLKELNNLSSKTSTDILNYILSITSLFFNILMGIILSFYILYDKENIILSCKNLLYAITTTKKANSFLEFFKTFNYIFYHYIVGRILDSLIIGILAFLGFKFIIKIDNAIFLSFIIFLTNIIPYFGPFIGAILPISMTFLYSPLKALWVFVFIFILQQIDGNIIGPKIMGDQVGLSPLWVISAVLIGGSLFGILGVFLSVPFAALIKICLGKYINNQINIKDSK, encoded by the coding sequence ATAAAGGGTTTATTCATTATTCTGAGTCCTTTTTTTATAGGTATTTTATTTTCTCTATTGATAAACCCATTTATGGTATTTCTTGAAAAAAAGTTTAATATTAAAAGAATTTTAAGTCTTTTAATATCTTATATTGGTATTTTTTTATTAGTATCTATCTGTGCTAATATGATAATCCCCTCTTTAATAAATACATTGAGCACTTTATTAAAGGAGATACCTTATTGTATAGATACTTTACATACAGTATTTACTAAGCATATATCTCATTTAGATATATTAAAACTATTGATATATAAAATAGAAGATGGATTAAATATACTATTAAAAGAACTTAATAATTTATCTTCAAAAACTTCCACTGATATCTTAAATTATATACTTAGTATAACTTCTTTATTTTTTAATATTTTAATGGGTATTATATTGTCTTTTTATATTTTATATGATAAAGAAAATATAATACTAAGTTGTAAAAATTTATTATACGCTATTACCACTACTAAAAAAGCTAATTCTTTTTTAGAATTTTTTAAAACCTTTAATTATATATTTTATCATTATATAGTTGGTAGAATATTAGACTCATTAATAATAGGAATATTAGCTTTTTTAGGATTTAAGTTTATAATTAAAATTGATAATGCTATATTTTTATCATTTATAATTTTTTTAACTAATATAATACCTTATTTCGGTCCATTTATAGGAGCTATACTACCTATTTCTATGACTTTTCTTTATAGTCCCCTTAAGGCACTTTGGGTATTTGTATTTATTTTTATTCTTCAACAAATAGATGGAAATATAATCGGACCTAAGATTATGGGAGATCAGGTTGGACTTAGTCCACTTTGGGTTATATCTGCAGTACTTATAGGAGGATCATTATTTGGTATATTAGGTGTTTTTTTATCTGTTCCTTTTGCAGCATTAATAAAAATTTGTTTGGGTAAATACATAAACAATCAGATAAATATTAAAGATTCAAAATAA
- a CDS encoding pseudouridine synthase — protein sequence MRINKYIASCGIASRRKAEELINDGRVSVNGKIITELSFQVDEAKDIVEIDGEKIGLDEKEVYIVLNKPEGYITTVKDQFDRPSVLDLITDIKERIYPVGRLDYETSGLLLLTNDGDLTYKLTHPKHEIDKTYMAIVKGVPTNEEIENFEKGLYIEDYKTAPAKFKIVKINEEKNYSICQIKIHEGRNRQVRKMCRAINHPVLRLRRVAMGKITLKETEVGSYRHLTSDEIKYLKGIK from the coding sequence ATGAGGATAAATAAATATATAGCGTCTTGTGGTATAGCATCAAGAAGAAAAGCCGAAGAACTTATAAATGATGGTAGAGTTAGTGTAAATGGAAAAATTATAACAGAATTATCATTTCAGGTAGATGAAGCTAAAGATATAGTAGAAATAGATGGAGAAAAAATAGGACTAGATGAAAAAGAAGTATACATAGTTTTAAATAAGCCAGAAGGATATATAACAACAGTAAAAGATCAATTTGATAGACCAAGTGTACTTGATTTAATAACTGATATAAAAGAAAGAATATATCCTGTTGGAAGACTAGATTATGAAACTAGCGGATTATTACTTCTTACTAATGATGGTGATTTAACATATAAATTAACTCATCCAAAACATGAGATAGATAAAACTTATATGGCAATAGTAAAAGGTGTACCAACTAATGAAGAAATAGAAAACTTTGAGAAAGGTTTGTATATAGAAGATTATAAAACAGCACCTGCTAAGTTTAAAATAGTAAAAATAAATGAAGAAAAAAATTATTCAATATGTCAAATAAAAATACATGAAGGTAGAAATAGACAAGTAAGAAAGATGTGTAGAGCTATAAATCATCCAGTACTTAGACTTAGAAGAGTTGCTATGGGTAAAATAACTTTAAAAGAAACTGAAGTAGGAAGCTACAGACACTTAACTAGTGATGAGATAAAATACTTAAAGGGTATAAAGTAG
- a CDS encoding tRNA (mnm(5)s(2)U34)-methyltransferase: MIKAKYLTKVIDINKLYLEQIINEGDIVVDATMGNGYDTTYLAKKVGKNGFVYSFDVQEQAIQSTSKKLEKEGLSSRVKLILDGHENMDKYIDKEISCVVFNLGYLPRAKHMITTKPNTTIKAIENSLKLLKPHGVISLAIYTGHEGGLEEKNHVYNFVKNLNQSEFNVLECKFINQINNPPELILIEKKKEY; this comes from the coding sequence ATGATAAAAGCTAAATATCTAACTAAAGTAATAGACATAAATAAATTGTATCTAGAACAAATAATAAATGAGGGAGATATAGTTGTAGATGCTACTATGGGTAATGGTTACGATACAACATATCTTGCTAAGAAAGTAGGAAAAAATGGTTTTGTATATAGCTTTGACGTTCAGGAACAAGCTATACAATCAACATCTAAAAAGTTAGAAAAAGAAGGCTTATCTTCTAGGGTAAAACTTATTTTAGATGGTCATGAAAATATGGACAAATATATTGATAAAGAAATTTCATGTGTAGTATTTAATTTGGGGTATTTACCAAGAGCCAAGCATATGATTACAACAAAACCAAATACAACAATAAAGGCTATAGAGAATAGTTTAAAGCTACTTAAGCCTCATGGTGTAATAAGTCTTGCAATTTATACAGGACATGAAGGTGGATTAGAAGAAAAAAATCATGTGTATAATTTTGTTAAAAATTTAAATCAAAGTGAATTTAATGTATTAGAATGTAAATTTATAAATCAAATAAATAATCCACCAGAGCTTATTTTGATAGAAAAGAAAAAAGAGTATTAA
- a CDS encoding MurR/RpiR family transcriptional regulator: MEDTRDLKDSKKLISDIQAQYPRLSKGQKLIAQYILSNYDKVAFMTACKLGETVGVSESTVVRFANALGYSGYPKLQEALQELIKNKLTTVQRVEMAKEYSDDSTILNKILKGDIDNIKSTLETIDEKAFEESANKILKARKIYILGMRSSFTIAQYLGFYLDIILDNVHIIRMDMGDAFEQIVKINEEDVIIAISFPRYSKKSYQIVSYAKEKGAHIISLTDSLFAPVASLADDVLLVKSNMASFVDSLVPALSIANALIVSVGMKEKEDIKEHFSDLEKIWDQYSVYE; this comes from the coding sequence ATGGAAGATACTAGAGACTTAAAAGATAGTAAAAAACTTATCTCAGACATACAAGCACAATATCCAAGACTTAGTAAAGGACAAAAGCTAATAGCTCAATATATACTATCAAATTATGATAAAGTAGCTTTTATGACAGCTTGCAAATTGGGGGAAACAGTAGGAGTTAGTGAATCTACAGTAGTAAGGTTTGCAAATGCACTAGGTTATTCTGGATACCCTAAACTTCAAGAAGCACTACAAGAACTCATAAAAAATAAGCTTACAACAGTTCAAAGAGTGGAAATGGCAAAAGAATATTCAGATGATAGTACAATACTTAATAAAATACTAAAAGGTGATATAGATAATATAAAATCAACACTAGAAACAATAGATGAAAAAGCATTTGAGGAATCTGCAAATAAGATACTTAAGGCCAGAAAAATATATATATTAGGTATGAGAAGTTCATTTACTATAGCTCAATATTTAGGCTTTTACTTAGATATAATACTTGATAACGTTCATATAATAAGAATGGATATGGGGGACGCATTTGAGCAAATAGTAAAAATAAATGAAGAAGATGTAATAATAGCTATAAGCTTCCCAAGATATTCTAAAAAGTCATATCAAATAGTAAGTTATGCTAAAGAAAAAGGAGCTCATATAATATCATTAACAGATAGCTTATTTGCGCCAGTTGCATCTTTAGCAGATGATGTATTATTAGTAAAAAGTAATATGGCATCATTTGTTGATTCACTAGTACCTGCATTAAGTATAGCGAATGCTTTAATAGTATCTGTTGGTATGAAAGAAAAAGAAGACATAAAAGAACACTTTAGTGATTTAGAAAAAATTTGGGATCAATACTCTGTTTACGAGTAG
- a CDS encoding integrase: MNLKHMFILKRKHTNVTLELLSGTNIKTVVNRLVHSDIKISMNKYNHVLEEMDKETSKNFSNILFK; this comes from the coding sequence ATGAATTTGAAGCACATGTTTATACTAAAGAGGAAACATACAAACGTTACATTAGAGTTATTATCTGGAACAAATATTAAAACTGTTGTTAATAGATTAGTACATAGTGATATTAAGATTAGTATGAATAAGTATAATCATGTTTTAGAAGAAATGGACAAAGAGACTTCTAAAAATTTTAGTAATATTTTATTTAAATAA
- a CDS encoding spore coat protein CotJB — protein MRSSRRDLLDKVLEYSFACIELNLYLYNNPEDKNALNSYNQYSDKYA, from the coding sequence ATGAGATCAAGTAGAAGAGATCTTTTAGATAAAGTTTTAGAATACAGTTTTGCTTGTATAGAATTAAATTTATATTTATATAATAATCCAGAAGATAAAAACGCTTTAAATTCATACAACCAATATAGCGATAAGTATGCTTAA
- a CDS encoding M48 family metallopeptidase — translation MHEIKYKDNSIKYSIIKKSNIKNIYIKVKYPGIVTVTSPSDISNFHINDLLKSKIHWILNKLHELDEINFSTKKLELIDGDNIYYLGSPYTLRINNNKFLSKNSIYLKENEFIVDISSHIGISNRRNVIYELLKEWFITSGNKKIKERLNIYSKILNIYPENIKVKEQKTTWGTCSSLGNIYINWRIFLAPIDIIDYVLVHELCHLKHMNHSKEFWNLVESVIPNYKNKRKYLRDNSNKLKI, via the coding sequence TTGCATGAAATTAAATACAAAGATAATTCTATAAAATATTCTATAATAAAAAAATCTAATATAAAAAATATTTATATTAAAGTTAAATATCCTGGTATAGTTACTGTAACTTCACCAAGTGATATATCTAATTTCCATATTAATGATTTATTAAAATCTAAGATTCATTGGATATTAAATAAATTACATGAACTTGATGAGATAAATTTTAGTACAAAAAAACTTGAACTTATAGATGGGGATAATATTTATTACCTTGGAAGTCCATATACATTAAGAATTAATAATAATAAATTCTTATCTAAAAATAGTATATATTTAAAAGAAAATGAGTTTATAGTAGACATAAGTTCTCATATAGGTATATCAAATAGACGTAATGTGATTTATGAATTACTCAAAGAATGGTTTATAACTTCTGGTAATAAAAAAATTAAAGAAAGATTAAATATATACTCTAAAATTTTAAATATATATCCTGAAAATATTAAAGTTAAAGAACAAAAGACTACGTGGGGGACTTGCTCTTCTCTAGGTAATATATACATAAACTGGAGGATATTTTTAGCGCCTATTGATATTATTGATTATGTATTAGTGCATGAGTTATGTCATTTAAAACATATGAATCATTCAAAAGAGTTTTGGAACTTAGTTGAAAGTGTAATACCAAATTATAAAAATAAAAGAAAGTACCTGAGAGATAATTCAAATAAATTAAAAATATAG